TCGTGGAACGGCATTCCATTGTCAGCCACGACCTGGCCGAACCCCCAATGGGTGCCGCGCCGCTGATGGGGCAGCACACGACCGAAGTGGTGCGCGACTGGTTGCGCCTGACCGGTGCCGAGACCGACCGATTGGTCGCTGCCGGGGTCCTTGAGCCAATTGAACAGCCGGTCGCGGCGGAATGAGAGGAGAGCAATATGTCTGAAGAAAAGCCGGCGGTGCTGGTTGAGCGCCGCGAACACGTGATGATCATCACGCTGAACCGTCCCGAAGCCCGTAATGCCATCAACAAGGCAGTCCATGTCGGCGTCGGTACGGCGCTGGAGGAGGCCGAGCACGATCTCGGAAATCCGGGCCGTCATCCTGACCGGCGCGGGTGACCGCGCTTTCTGCGCCGGCGCCGATCTGGTCGCCGTATCGCGCGGGGAAAATCTGCGGCCCGATGACCCGGCCCAGCAGGCCTGGGGCTTTGCCGGCTTCGTCTCACACCCGATCAGCAAGCCTGTCATCGCGGCCGTGAACGGCTTTGCCCTGGGCGGCGGCACCGAGATATCGCTGGCTGCCGACCTGATCGTCGCCGCCGATAGCGCCAGCTTCGGCTTGCCCGAGGTCAAGCGTGGCATCTATGCCGGTGCGGGCGGCACGTTTCGCATCGTCGAGCAACTGCCCAGGAAAGTCGGCATGGAATTGCTGCTGACCGGCGAGCCGATCACGGCCCAGCGCGCCAAGGAACTCGGCTTCGTCAACGTCGTCGTGCCGCTGCCCGAACTGCTGGATGCGGCATTGGCTCTTGCGGCGCGCATCACCGTCAACGCCCCCATCTCGGTCCAGGCCAGCAAGCGGATCGCGCTGGGCATTATCGATGGGCGCATTCCGGCCGACAACGACGCCTGGGCCCGCAGCGCCGCCGAGGCCAAGGTCGTCATGGCGTCCGAGGATGCCAAGGAAGGCCCGCGCGCCTTCGCCGAAAAACGTACGCCAGTCTGGAAGGGACGCTGATCATGACCATGGATGCAGAACATACCCCCGTCATCGTCGGGGTCGGGCAATATAATGACCGCCCCGAAAACCCCGATGACGGTCTCGACTCATTGGGCCTCATGGAGCAGGCGCTGCGTCGCGCTGACTCTGATGCCGGCGGTGGTTGGCTTGGGGATATCGACTGGCTGGGAACGGTGGACCAGATATCCTGGCCGCAACTGGGCGAAATCACCGCGCCATTGAGCGAGCGCCTCGGCGCCAACCCCAAGCACCGCACCACAACCTCGATGGCCAGCGGCGACAGCCCGATCTTCCTGCTCAACGAGGCAGCCAATGCGATTGGCGCCGGGGAGGCCAAGGTGGCCGCCGTCGTCGGCGGCGAGGCCCTGCGGACGGCGGCGCATTTTGCCAAAAAGGGGAACGGCGGCTTCAGCTCGGTTCGTGAATCATCGATGCAGCGCGCACCGAGCTTCCGCAAGCGTTATGGCCTGGCGGGTCCGGTCGACCTCTACCCGCTCTATGAGAATGCCAGCCGCGCCGCTTACGGCCAGACCCTGGCTGAAGGGCAGGACGAAAGCGCCGCCATCTGGTCGCGCTTCGCGCAGGTCGCGGCGGAGAATGACGGCGCCTGGATTCGACGCGGTGCTACGCCGGACGAGATCAAGACGCCGTCCGAGAATAATCGGCCGATTTCGCACCCCTATAACAAGCTGATGGTGGCCAACAGCTCGGTCAACCAGGGTGCCGGCTATATCGTCACCAGCCTGGCCGAGGCCCGCCGTCGTGGCGTGCCGGAAAAGAACATCGTCTATATCGGCCTCGGCGCCTCCGGCCACGAGCCGGACGATCCGCTTGGCCGCGACCGCTACGACCGCTCGCCATCCATGGCCGTATCCATCAATCGCGCGCTCGAGCTCAATCGGCTCAAGACCGAAGACCTGGACTATGTCGAGCTCTATAGCTGCTTCCCCACCGTGCCCAAAATGGCCCGTCGCATCCTGAACTGGCCGCTGGAGAAGCCGGCCACGGTGTTTGGCGGCCTCACCTTCGGGGGCGGACCGATCGGCAACTACATGGCGCATGCCGTGGTCAGCATGGTCCAGAAGCTCCGTCAGGACGGACGTTTCGGCCTGTTGTTTGCCAATGGCGGCATCGCCACGCACAACCACACGATCGCCCTGTCCACCGAGCCATTCCCGCAGGCCCGGTTCCCGCAGGACTTCCACTTCCAGGCCGAGGCCGACAGTGCTCGCGGCGCGGTGCCGCCCACCGTCGAGAGCTACCAGGGCCCGGCAACGGTCGAGACCTATACCGTACTCTACGAGCGCGACGGCTCGCCCCGTTTCGGCGTCGTGGTGGCGCGAACGCCGGGCGGCGAGCGGACCCTGGCCAAGATCCTGCCCGATGACAGCGAGGGCATCGCCTTCCTGATCAGCGGAGCGGCAGAGCCGGTCGGAACCTCCGGCACCATCGTGCCCGGTCCCGATGGCGACCAGATCTGGCAGCGCGCCTAGGGGGCATAAATGGTGGACGTCGTCGCGGCGCCACGGCCGGTCATGAGCATCGGGCGCGTCAGCTTCTTTGGCGCGCTCCTGATCGCGATCGGCCCGATCTCGATGACCCTCTATTCCCCGGCGATGACCAGCATCGTCGAGGCAATGGGGACGACGGAGGCCATGGTGAAACTCACCATGACCTCCTACTACGCCGGTTTCGCCTTCGCCCAACTGCTGGCCGGGCCAATCTCGGATGCGCTGGGCCGGCGTGGTGTCACGGCGGGTTTTATCGGCCTGTTCCTGTTCGGCACCCTCATCTGCCTGGTGGCGCCCTCAGTCGAGATACTCATCGCCGGACGGGTGCTGCAGGGCCTAGGGGCTTCGGCCGGCGCGGTCATTTCGCGGGCTGTTATCCGCGATGTGTTCGAGGGCGACGATTCCTCGCGCATCATGAACCTCATCGGCATCATCCTGGCGGTCGGCCCCGCCTTTGCCCCCACCCTTGGCGCCCTCATCCTGTCATTCTGGGGCTGGCAATCGACCTTCGTCTTCATGTTCCTGATGGGGACTGCGGTGCTTGTCGCCATGCTGGTCGGAATGCGGGAAACCGCGCCGCCCGATCGGCCCAGCTTCCGGCTCGCGCCGCTCCTCACCAATTACGGCGTGCTGATCCGCAATCGTTCCTTCCTCGCCACCACCACCGTGGTGGCCGGCGCGGTGGGCATCTTCTATGCGCAGTCCACGCTGCTGCCCTTCGTGCTCATGGGCCGGATCGGCATGTCGGCGGGTGAATTCGGCATCGGCATGCTGCTGCAATGGGGCGGTTATTTTGCCGGGGCAATCGTGGTGCGGCGGCTGATGGATCGCGTCGGCGCCATGGCTTTGGTGCTGCCCGGTCTGCTGATCGTTTCGCTGGCGAGCGTGCTGCTGCTCAATACGCTCATCTTCACGCCCTCCTATCTCACTGTCATGCTGCCGATCGCGCTGCTGACCTTCGGCAATGCCTTTGTCGGCCCCGCCATGACCACGGCCACGCTGGCCCCCTTTCCCAGGATGGCCGGCACCGCCTCCTCGCTTATGGGGTTCCTGCAGATGGCGGCCGGCCTGCTGGTCAGCACCTTTGCCAGCCTGGCATCCGATCCTGTGCTGGCTCTGGTCGCCGCCAGTGTCGGCATGTCGGCAATGTCATGCCTTGCCTTCACCTACTACCGGTTGAAATTCCGTCGCGTTGAGGTCAATCCGCCATTGATCCTGCGGTCGCCCGCGGATGACTAGCTGCGATGGATTTGCCGGGTCGGTTGACGATTGCGGACGAATGGCGTCTAGAACGTCCGTCTTTTCCAGCCTGTCTGCCTGATCATGCTCAATGATGCTGCTCCCGCCCTCAATTCCCGTTGCCCCCTCGGGGCCGGCCCGGGGCGAGGGGGAATATATCGCCATAGGCGAACATGTGCGGTGGTACCGCCTTGTTTCGCCCATGGCGCCGATGGGTGGCGTCAATATATGGGCGCTCAGGGACGGCGATGGCTGGGCTGTCGTCGATACCGGCTTTGCCGATCCGGACAGTACTGCACAATGGCAGGTGATCCTGGACGACCTCGCGCTGCCCGTGACGCGCATCATCTGCACCCACTTTCACCCCGACCATATCGGGCAGGTGGGCATGCTGCAGCAGCGCTTCGATGCCCCTCTGTTCATGACGGATGTGGAGTGGCATTTGGCCAGGCGGATCAACGCGGCCGAGAGCAGCCCCTTTACCGAGCTGCTGCGGCGTTGCGGCCTCGCCGAGGAAGCCCTGGCCGCCCTGGCCGCCGGCAGGTCGGGCCGTTTCAGTTCGGGACTTCCCGAGCACTGCGAGATATTGACGCCGGGCGAGACCATCGTCATCGGAGAATTGCGCTGGCGGATCGAAACCGGCGCCGGCCATTCACCGCGGCCCGCCATTCTCGTCAGCGACGAAGCCCGGCTGGCACTGGTGGGCGACCAGTTGCTGATGCGGATCACCCCGCATGTCGGCGTGGACGCCGAGAACCCCGAGGGCGACCCTCTTGGCGCCTATCTCGAATACCTCCATGGCGCTGCCGTGATGCCAGGTGACCTGCTCGCGCTGCCCGGGCACGGCCCGGCCTTTCGGCAGGCCGGCTTGCGCGCAACCGAGATCGCGGACCACCATCACAAGGCGCTGGACTCGATCAGCCGCGCGCTTGGCACACCAAGCCTGGCCTCCGACATCCTTGTGCCGCTGTTCGGCCGCATCCCATCGGGCATGGGCCTGGTCCTGGCCCTCACGGAAGCCCTTGCCCATCTCAACCGCCTCGTGGCCGAAGGAAGAGCCCGGCGCTTTCTCGACGAGGCCGGCCACTACCGCTTCAGCCGCGACTGAAGCGGCGGAACCCCTGTCGGTGCAAAAAGACCCCGCGAGAGGCCGGGGTGATTGGTTGCTAAAGTCACCCGATGATCTGTCGGTGGAATAGGGCCGCCACCTTTGGCATTCAGATGGATATGCGCCCATCTCCGCCGCCCAAACAACCGCTGCCGCTTCCTAAAAGCGGACCTGGGCTACCCTTCTGGCGAAACCGGTCAGCATCGGTCGTAAGCATGCAGGCTGCGGCTCGAAGGGCTGCGCCTTGCATGTATCCGCCTCAGGGCAGCGTGTGATCCAGGAACCCCCTCATGCCGGCCAGCCAGAGCTGTCGCGGGGTGACTTGCAATTAATCACAACGATGATACAAATAACATTACGGATCGCGGCTTGACCGCCGAACTGAACCGCAAGGCCTATTGAACGAAGAGCAAAGAAGTCACGATGACTGTTTCAACCTGGTCCGATGAAGAGGCAAATCGGCTTGTCGCCACCCTTCACGCGCAAGGCGTGAACCGCGACATAGCGCTCGAGATTTATGCGACCCGTCAGCTCGGCCTCGATCCTTCACTGGTGCTCCATGGCGGGGGCAATACCTCGGTCAAGACGGCCTGGACCGATATCGATGGCCGTGAGGTCGACGTGCTCTGTGTCAAAGGCAGCGGTGCCGATATGGGCACGATCGGGCTGGGCGGAATGCCGCTGATGCGGATCGCCGAGCTCGTCCGCTTGATCGATATCGCGCAACTTTCCGATGACCATCTGGTCATGCTGCAGCGGCGCATGTTGCTGGACCCGGCGGCGCCTTCGCCTTCGATCGAAGCGCTGCTGCACGGCATCATCCCACAGAAATTTGTCAACCACACGCACGCTAACGCCATCGTGTCACTAACCAATCAGCCGCGTGGCGAGGACCTCGTCCGCGAACTGTTTCCAGACGCCTTGATCGTCCCCTATGTGATGCCGGGTTTTGATCTGGCCAAGGCTACGTATTCAGCACTGGCCGGCCAGCCCGACGCCGATGGTATCATCCTGCTGAAGCACGGCATTTTCACTTTTTCGGACGACGCGCGGGACGCCTATGAGCGGATGATCGCCATGGTCGACAAGGCCGAGCGTCGGCTGTCGCAGGGGCGGTCCAAGCCGTTTGCCTCGATCACGCTGCCCCATGCACTGGCCGATGCCAGCCAGATTGCACCCATCTTGCGCGGTGCCATTGCTATTCCTGGCGAGATCGATGACGTGTCGCGTCGATTTGTCCTTGAGCATCGCGCCAGCCCGGAAATTCTCGAATTCTGCAATGCTCCGGGCTTGCAGAGCCTGGTCTCGCGCGGCAATGCGACGCCCGAACATGTTCTGCGCATAAAGCGCACGGGCGTTGCCCTGCCGGCGCCGCGTCAGGATGCACTGGATGCCTTCCGGCAGGCAGTAGAAGCGGCAGTTGCGGCCTATTCCGATGATTACCGCCAGTACTTCGGGCGCAACGCTGCGCGCGCCGCCGAACCCAAGACCATGCTCGACACCATGCCGCGGGTCTTCTACGTGCCGGGCATCGGCCTGTTTGCTGCCGGCCCGACCAAGAAGGCCGCCGCCGCAGCGGCTGATGTCGCCGAAGCGACGGTGGAAGTCATCACTCGCGCCGAGGGCATCGACAGGTTCGAGTCGCTATCGGAGGCAGACCTGTTCGACATCGAATACTGGTCCCTCGAGCAGGCCAAGCTGGCCAAGGCGCAGGTCAAGCCGCTAACCGGGCAAGTGGCCGTGATAACGGGCGGCGCCGGCAGCGTCGGTTCTGCAATTGCCACCGCTCTCAAGGCTGAAGGCGCCGAGATCGCCCTGTTCGATCTCGGCGGCCCGTCGCTTGAAAAGGAAGCCGCGCGGCTGGGCGCTCTGGGTGTCGCCTGTGACGTTACTGATGTCGGCTCCGTCGATGCCGCGGTTGCGCGCACTGCGGCGCATTTTGGCGGTGTCGATATTCTCGTATCCAATGCCGGTATCGCCAGCCAGGGGCGCGTCGCGGAGGTGTCTGACGATGTGTTCCGTCGCGACTTCGACGTGAATTTCTGGGGGCATCAGTCGGTCGCCCGTGCTGTCGTCAAGGTGATGGAACAGCAGGGCAATGGCGGGGCGCTGCTGTTTAACCTCGCCAAACAGGCCGTCCGTTCCGGCCCTTACGAGACTTCCATAGCCGCCTTGCTTGCGCTCGTGCAGCAATACGCGATCGAGCATGGCGCAAGTGGCATCACGGCCAATGCCGTCCATTCCGATGGAGTGCATGCGGGGTTGATGGCGCCGCCAATCACGGCCAACGGCCACGTGCGGAGCAACCTGATTGGCCGCGAAGTGACCACGACCGATGTGGCTGATGCCTTTGTCTATCTAGCCAAGGCGCGTGTCTGCACCGGTGTTGTTCTGTCGATCGATGGCGGCAATGTCGGCGCGATGATGCGCTGACCTGGATTTGGCAGGGCCGCATGTGCGGCCCTCCTAAGTGACGCTCTGCGAGCCGCGATTAGCGCGGCCGTATGCAAGACGAATGACGCGTAACCCGATCGGGGCGCGGTATCTGGAGGATAGAATGGTCTACAATGTAGCAGTGATCGGTGCCGGCAACTGGAGCAAGAACCACTTGCTCGGCTGGCGGGCGCAAAAGGATGCCAAGATCACCTGGGTCGTGCGTTCCAACGAGGAACGGGCCAAGGCCCGGGCCGAGGAATGGGGCGTCGCCAATTACACTGCGGACTACAAGAAGGTGTTCGCCGACCCTGACGTCCACATCGTCGATCTGGTGCTGCCGCATGATCTGCACGCCAAACTGGCTATCGAGGCGCTGGAGGCCGGCAAGCACGTCGTGCTGGAAAAGCCGCTGGCCGAGAATATCGAAGATGCCCAAAGGCTGGCCGATGCCGCTGCTGCCAGCAAGCTCAAGGTCATGGTTGCGGAAAACTGGAACTACGGCACCTTCGTTTCCAGGGCCAAAAAGCTGCTTGAGGCCGGAGCTATCGGTCGTCCCTACATGATCCGTGGCGCGCTCGATCTCGATATCCGCTACGCCTTCAAGGGTGTCGCCTGGCGCCACCAGAGCGAGCGCATGGGCGGCGGCGTGCTGATCGATGCCGGCACCCACGCCATTTCGGTAATGCGTCATCTGATGGGTGAAATCACCGAAGTCTCGGCGCAGATCGACAATTACGATTTTCCCGATCTCGGCTCGATGGAAGATACGGCGCTTGTGCTGACCCGCTTTGCCAGCGGCGCCATGGGCCTGCTCAGCGCCACGGCTGTGGCCACCAAGGTGCGCAACAGCACCAGTTTCATGATCATGGGCGAAAAGGGGGCGATCGAGTTCGACACCCATGATCGCAGCTTCTTCACCACGATCGACAAGAAGCGGTCGGAGGAATTCACCCTTGAACCCTCCCGCGGACTTGTCGAGCAGATGACCCATTTTCTTTCCGCCATCCGGGAAGACACCACGCCGCTTACTTCTCCCATGGAACAGATGGGCTCGATGCGCACGATTCTTGCCGCGTATGAGAGCGCACGCACGGGGAGGACGGTCAAGACAGAGGAAATCAGGGCCAAGTAACTGGACTGATATTTTTAAGGGAGGACTACAATGACGTTTCTTGGACGAACCGCGCGGGCAATGGCCGCGACGGCCATTATTTCCGTACTGCCTATGCTGCCGGCACACGCCCAGCAGACTTTCGACGCCACGTTGGCATCGGTGAACTCGCCGGACTTCCTCACCGTGCAGGCGATGCAGATGTTCATCGACCTGGCCCGTGAAAAGACCGAGGGTGGCGTGAACTTCAACCTGGCCGCCAACGGCCAGATGGGGAGCCAGAAGGAAACCTACGAGCAGGTAATGGGCGGCATCATCGAAGCTGCCCATGTCAGCGGCTCGGTGTTCGGCGCTTCGCTGCCCGAACTGCAGCTCCTGCAATTGCCGTTCCTCTATCGCGACAATGCCCACATGGTGCGTGTTGTGTCCGGTGAGATCGGGCAGGGCCTCTACGACAAGCTCGAGGAAGCAACC
This sequence is a window from Devosia ginsengisoli. Protein-coding genes within it:
- a CDS encoding multidrug effflux MFS transporter codes for the protein MVDVVAAPRPVMSIGRVSFFGALLIAIGPISMTLYSPAMTSIVEAMGTTEAMVKLTMTSYYAGFAFAQLLAGPISDALGRRGVTAGFIGLFLFGTLICLVAPSVEILIAGRVLQGLGASAGAVISRAVIRDVFEGDDSSRIMNLIGIILAVGPAFAPTLGALILSFWGWQSTFVFMFLMGTAVLVAMLVGMRETAPPDRPSFRLAPLLTNYGVLIRNRSFLATTTVVAGAVGIFYAQSTLLPFVLMGRIGMSAGEFGIGMLLQWGGYFAGAIVVRRLMDRVGAMALVLPGLLIVSLASVLLLNTLIFTPSYLTVMLPIALLTFGNAFVGPAMTTATLAPFPRMAGTASSLMGFLQMAAGLLVSTFASLASDPVLALVAASVGMSAMSCLAFTYYRLKFRRVEVNPPLILRSPADD
- a CDS encoding MBL fold metallo-hydrolase; translation: MMLLPPSIPVAPSGPARGEGEYIAIGEHVRWYRLVSPMAPMGGVNIWALRDGDGWAVVDTGFADPDSTAQWQVILDDLALPVTRIICTHFHPDHIGQVGMLQQRFDAPLFMTDVEWHLARRINAAESSPFTELLRRCGLAEEALAALAAGRSGRFSSGLPEHCEILTPGETIVIGELRWRIETGAGHSPRPAILVSDEARLALVGDQLLMRITPHVGVDAENPEGDPLGAYLEYLHGAAVMPGDLLALPGHGPAFRQAGLRATEIADHHHKALDSISRALGTPSLASDILVPLFGRIPSGMGLVLALTEALAHLNRLVAEGRARRFLDEAGHYRFSRD
- a CDS encoding bifunctional aldolase/short-chain dehydrogenase, which codes for MTVSTWSDEEANRLVATLHAQGVNRDIALEIYATRQLGLDPSLVLHGGGNTSVKTAWTDIDGREVDVLCVKGSGADMGTIGLGGMPLMRIAELVRLIDIAQLSDDHLVMLQRRMLLDPAAPSPSIEALLHGIIPQKFVNHTHANAIVSLTNQPRGEDLVRELFPDALIVPYVMPGFDLAKATYSALAGQPDADGIILLKHGIFTFSDDARDAYERMIAMVDKAERRLSQGRSKPFASITLPHALADASQIAPILRGAIAIPGEIDDVSRRFVLEHRASPEILEFCNAPGLQSLVSRGNATPEHVLRIKRTGVALPAPRQDALDAFRQAVEAAVAAYSDDYRQYFGRNAARAAEPKTMLDTMPRVFYVPGIGLFAAGPTKKAAAAAADVAEATVEVITRAEGIDRFESLSEADLFDIEYWSLEQAKLAKAQVKPLTGQVAVITGGAGSVGSAIATALKAEGAEIALFDLGGPSLEKEAARLGALGVACDVTDVGSVDAAVARTAAHFGGVDILVSNAGIASQGRVAEVSDDVFRRDFDVNFWGHQSVARAVVKVMEQQGNGGALLFNLAKQAVRSGPYETSIAALLALVQQYAIEHGASGITANAVHSDGVHAGLMAPPITANGHVRSNLIGREVTTTDVADAFVYLAKARVCTGVVLSIDGGNVGAMMR
- a CDS encoding Gfo/Idh/MocA family protein — translated: MVYNVAVIGAGNWSKNHLLGWRAQKDAKITWVVRSNEERAKARAEEWGVANYTADYKKVFADPDVHIVDLVLPHDLHAKLAIEALEAGKHVVLEKPLAENIEDAQRLADAAAASKLKVMVAENWNYGTFVSRAKKLLEAGAIGRPYMIRGALDLDIRYAFKGVAWRHQSERMGGGVLIDAGTHAISVMRHLMGEITEVSAQIDNYDFPDLGSMEDTALVLTRFASGAMGLLSATAVATKVRNSTSFMIMGEKGAIEFDTHDRSFFTTIDKKRSEEFTLEPSRGLVEQMTHFLSAIREDTTPLTSPMEQMGSMRTILAAYESARTGRTVKTEEIRAK
- a CDS encoding enoyl-CoA hydratase-related protein, which gives rise to MSASVRRWRRPSTISEIRAVILTGAGDRAFCAGADLVAVSRGENLRPDDPAQQAWGFAGFVSHPISKPVIAAVNGFALGGGTEISLAADLIVAADSASFGLPEVKRGIYAGAGGTFRIVEQLPRKVGMELLLTGEPITAQRAKELGFVNVVVPLPELLDAALALAARITVNAPISVQASKRIALGIIDGRIPADNDAWARSAAEAKVVMASEDAKEGPRAFAEKRTPVWKGR
- a CDS encoding acetyl-CoA acetyltransferase, producing the protein MTMDAEHTPVIVGVGQYNDRPENPDDGLDSLGLMEQALRRADSDAGGGWLGDIDWLGTVDQISWPQLGEITAPLSERLGANPKHRTTTSMASGDSPIFLLNEAANAIGAGEAKVAAVVGGEALRTAAHFAKKGNGGFSSVRESSMQRAPSFRKRYGLAGPVDLYPLYENASRAAYGQTLAEGQDESAAIWSRFAQVAAENDGAWIRRGATPDEIKTPSENNRPISHPYNKLMVANSSVNQGAGYIVTSLAEARRRGVPEKNIVYIGLGASGHEPDDPLGRDRYDRSPSMAVSINRALELNRLKTEDLDYVELYSCFPTVPKMARRILNWPLEKPATVFGGLTFGGGPIGNYMAHAVVSMVQKLRQDGRFGLLFANGGIATHNHTIALSTEPFPQARFPQDFHFQAEADSARGAVPPTVESYQGPATVETYTVLYERDGSPRFGVVVARTPGGERTLAKILPDDSEGIAFLISGAAEPVGTSGTIVPGPDGDQIWQRA